The following are from one region of the Capsicum annuum cultivar UCD-10X-F1 chromosome 1, UCD10Xv1.1, whole genome shotgun sequence genome:
- the LOC107853560 gene encoding F-box/kelch-repeat protein SKIP25, with amino-acid sequence MKNSTAVVAVAAAKRHKILQHDHDDQQSLIPGLPDHIAQEFLNSVHPFTLFSVCHSWRKLIHSPSFLPYLCLYSLLLPTKPSKDVSETLATFTNSVEFACFDPISSKWMLLPPPPPPPPPDPPLRLLVKHPSFISRNMPIQTVSVSGKLILLAATADHFLPAFPRPLIFSPRMKSWSYGPSLANPRRWCAAGVSGSMVYVASGVGSHYNPEVARSVVKWDLNESSIIGPNGAHDCQCKQKQCCLHHSHPILQSQTIFEEFNVHPSIFLKSSSNRDSNYTCVCCANNNNQKEGKSGWKWEEMSGLKDGKFSREAIEAIGWRGKLCMVNVKGDAAKQGIIYNVGSDTWQEMPEGMLAGWRGPAAAMEEETLYTVDESKGALRRYDEERDIWVEVIEHEMLKGAEYVAAAGGRVCIVGRGGSGIVVVDVVAEPPRSVVVDTPVGFQVLNIHILPRMSQLD; translated from the coding sequence ATGAAAAACTCCACCGCTGTCGTTGCCGTCGCTGCCGCTAAACGCCACAAAATTCTTCAGCACGACCACGATGATCAACAGTCGTTGATCCCTGGACTTCCTGATCATATAGCTCAAGAATTTTTGAATTCCGTACATCCATTTACACTTTTCTCCGTTTGTCATTCGTGGCGTAAACTTATTCACTCACCATCTTTTCTACCATATTTGTGtttatattctttattattaCCTACAAAACCGTCGAAAGATGTATCGGAAACATTGGCAACTTTTACTAATTCTGTAGAATTTGCTTGCTTCGATCCCATTTCATCGAAGTGGATGCTTCTTCCTCCACCTCCACCTCCACCTCCACCTGATCCTCCTCTTCGGCTTCTCGTTAAGCATCCATCATTTATCTCCAGAAATATGCCGATTCAAACGGTTAGTGTTTCAGGCAAGTTAATTCTCCTTGCTGCAACTGCTGATCATTTCTTACCTGCATTTCCCCGTCCTTTGATTTTCAGTCCGCGGATGAAAAGCTGGAGCTACGGTCCCAGCCTTGCCAACCCACGCCGGTGGTGTGCGGCTGGGGTGTCAGGTAGTATGGTTTATGTGGCAAGTGGTGTTGGGTCCCACTACAACCCGGAAGTAGCTCGGTCTGTTGTGAAGTGGGACCTGAATGAGAGTAGCATTATTGGGCCTAATGGGGCCCACGACTGTCAGTGCAAGCAAAAGCAATGTTGCTTGCACCATTCACATCCGATTCTCCAAAGTCAAactatttttgaagaattcaaCGTGCATCCATCGATATTTTTGAAAAGTTCGAGCAATAGGGACAGCAACTACACATGCGTTTGTTGTGCTAATAATAATAACCAAAAGGAGGGAAAAAGTGGATGGAAATGGGAGGAAATGAGTGGGTTAAAAGATGGGAAATTTAGTAGAGAAGCAATAGAGGCAATTGGATGGAGAGGAAAATTGTGTATGGTCAATGTGAAAGGTGATGCAGCAAAACAAGGTATAATTTACAATGTGGGAAGTGACACGTGGCAGGAGATGCCAGAGGGGATGTTAGCAGGGTGGAGGGGTCCCGCGGCTGCGATGGAGGAAGAGACACTTTATACGGTAGATGAATCTAAAGGAGCGTTGAGGAGATATGATGAAGAGAGGGATATTTGGGTGGAGGTAATAGAACATGAGATGCTTAAAGGTGCCGAATATGTAGCGGCCGCCGGTGGTAGAGTATGCATAGTTGGCCGTGGCGGTAGTGGGATAGTAGTGGTggatgtggtggcggagccaccgAGGTCCGTGGTGGTGGATACTCCAGTAGGGTTTCAAGTTTTGAATATACATATTTTGCCTAGGATGAGCCAATTGGACTAA